From Podospora bellae-mahoneyi strain CBS 112042 chromosome 5, whole genome shotgun sequence:
TGCTACGGCGCCCGCTACCGAACATCCGGCAAAATCACGCACAAAAGACCTTTTCCGGCTGCGAAAATGACCACATCCCGATACACTAGCATCAGTGGTTTAGTGGTaaaatccatcgttgccatcgatgggccccgTGTTCGATTCACGGCTGATGCATCTTTTGCCTGGGCATGTTGAGTATGCTTTTTGGTGCTTAGATATCAGGtttccttgatcttgggtgAGGGGCACATTTTTGATTCAACTCCAAAGATGAACGGAGCACTGTGCTGCGCCCTGACCACAACAGCCATCTGCCGAGAGCTGTTGGCGGGAATATCTCGCTGATAGCTAACGAAAATGTTGTGACACagaacatcaacaccaaacagTTCGAACTGATTCGCCTGTCATGGCTGCCATCCGAAATCTCACTGACAGCACCGATTCTGGCAATCCAGTCTGTGGGGCCGACGATAGTGGGGCTCCCTCCCGTTCATGCCTTCCCGTCATCGTCGGCATTTGATCAGGAGTCTTGGCCCtgaccaccatcgccaacttCATTTCTTTCAACTTTCACCACACTGAAAGGGATTTACGTCACTAAACGACGTCACACCAAGCCATGGCAGCCAACGAAGTCTACCAATACTCCCTGATATCCGCCCTCATGGACGGCGTAGCCTCCAACGGCATCCCCATATCCGACGTTTTGCGCCATGGCGACCACGGTCTTGGCACCTTTAAGAACATGGTTGGCGAGATGATTGTCCTCGGCGGGGAGGTGTACCAGATGAAGGCCGACGGTTCGGTGGTACATGTCGACCCGGAAACAACCATCACACCCTTTGCGACGGTCACCAGATTcgaccccaccaccactgtcaAGGCTACGTTGAAAGATGGCAAGAAAGATCTTCAGGCGTTACTAGATGAGCTCCATCCAGAGGCAACGAATCATTTCCTCGCGATTAGGCTGGATGGGACGTTTGAG
This genomic window contains:
- a CDS encoding hypothetical protein (EggNog:ENOG503NZWC; COG:Q) — protein: MAANEVYQYSLISALMDGVASNGIPISDVLRHGDHGLGTFKNMVGEMIVLGGEVYQMKADGSVVHVDPETTITPFATVTRFDPTTTVKATLKDGKKDLQALLDELHPEATNHFLAIRLDGTFERVEFRTAGGQCRPREGMVDVCSRQTTHTFEGEMGTVIGFRCPGYVMGINVAGDHLHFISEDRERGGHILGFETEGEIEVSVAVMSNFRLELPRGDREFNEAKLVKDEEGIKAVEG